One bacterium genomic window, ACCAGCGGCCGCTGCCTCGCCAGCGCAGGCGCCAGACGCAGTCGTTGTAGCGCAGCCGCCAATCCTGGGTGGGGTGGGCTTCGCTCACCGGCACGAGGGTCGAGAAGTCGAGCCTCGCGGCCCACTCGGCGGGCACCAGGGTCGCGCGGCCGGAGGCGACGGCGTCGACAGCACGAGGGTCAGGACGAGGAGCTCTCTGCCATATCAATCCGCTTCGTCGAAGACCTCCGCCAGCGTCTCCGCCGTCACGAAGCGCTCGCCCCACTCGAGGAGCCGCTCAGCGCTGGCGTTCTGGATCCGTCGCCGGACCCGCGGCCCTACGGCACCGAACTTCTTCTCGACCAGACGCAGTAACAGCGCTGCCTCCCCTTCTTTCCGGCCTTCTTCTCTACCTTTCATCCGCCACTCGGCGGTCCAGTCCAACGTGTTCTCCGTGATCATCGTGCTCACCTCCTCGAGATCTCTGACTCCTTCGACGGTAACGCCTTCCATACGCGATGGCAAGATGACCTCACACAGCCACCGGGTGACGTCGTGGCGGATGG contains:
- a CDS encoding Rpn family recombination-promoting nuclease/putative transposase, with product MPAEWAARLDFSTLVPVSEAHPTQDWRLRYNDCVWRLRWRGSGRWLFIYLMLEFQRSHEHFMAVRIMSYEGVLYEHLLKALALQS